A region of Plasmodium falciparum 3D7 genome assembly, chromosome: 12 DNA encodes the following proteins:
- a CDS encoding acyl-CoA synthetase, with translation MKMDIINFKKRLYKFLENEDKVDLEIDKVDELLYFEEIKGTGKKNSSNIYRPYNYKINSEFEKTTGFLGIPASSKYEVFCFFCKYYYNKDLLGERKKEIRGDNDVVLGGYTFKTYAQVKNEIEIFASALYQFEEIEFNIFNDNGIYNQFKILGIWSKNRSEWFITDLATSAINFVTVPIYDTIGLNSVIYIFKKTNMKVCCIEAEKLESLIKMKEELVDLSILIIYDESNVKQELKQKAKNVGYKLYYYKDLIDKYKNRNIIPQTEMHDHDFHKEHNPNNAFYDKLKKEQADYTNNNNNNNNNNNSNNNNNNNNNNNNNNNNNNNNNNNIQKMNTNNRSIDERNNYLMKQIKKNKGNLNDVCTIIFTSGSSGTPKGVMITHNSFITFLQAYLIDGNRLGLKKYDVVFSYLPLAHVYERFIEYAVCFFGHKIGYFSGNIKELVGDMNELKPTFLITVPRILQKIHDSVMEGLKSKSFIARNLVKTSLKNKTSAYVKNSRKFHSKIYDLILQPIRNKFGGCIRTQVMGSSSMDKNKLIDLQMIFSSPISEGWGMTEVGVGFLQHRFDSTKGTIGGPFANVEFKVVKVQNMKYDPKNYPNKGELCVKGSSLMVGYFRDEELTKKCFDEDGFFLTGDVVEVNENNAYVKIIDRAKNIFKLAQGEYIEPEKLENLYSNSIYIENIFVHGYSYENELVSVIVPNQIMLSDYAKKHNLNLPYEDLLKHDIIIKLFQEEILNISKTYKLNGIEKIHLFHLTSTPFSVENKQLTPTHKIVRHVILADYKKVINDLYKSRNK, from the coding sequence ATGAAAAtggatattattaattttaagaagagattatataaatttttagaGAACGAGGATAAGGTAGACTTAGAAATTGATAAGGTagatgaattattatattttgaagaaataaaaggtACTGGAAAGAAGAATTCGAGTAATATATACAGgccatataattataagatAAATAGTGAATTTGAAAAGACGACAGGTTTTCTTGGGATTCCAGCTAGTTCAAAATATGAagtattttgttttttttgtaaatattattataataaggaCCTTTTAGGtgaaaggaaaaaagaaatacgAGGAGATAATGATGTTGTATTAGGTGGATATACATTTAAAACATATGCACAagttaaaaatgaaatcGAAATATTTGCTTCAGCATTATATCAATTTGAAGAAAtagaatttaatatatttaatgataatGGAATTTATAatcaatttaaaatattaggTATATGGTCAAAAAATAGAAGTGAGTGGTTTATTACTGATTTAGCTACTTCAGCAATCAATTTTGTAACAGTACCAATATATGATACTATAGGTTTAAATtctgttatttatatttttaaaaaaactaATATGAAAGTCTGTTGTATAGAAGCAGAGAAATTAGAATCTTTAATAAAGATGAAAGAAGAATTAGTGGATTTGagtatattaattatatatgacgAATCGAATGTAAAACAagaattaaaacaaaaagcAAAGAATGTTGGATAtaaattgtattattataaagatttaatagataaatataaaaataggaATATAATTCCTCAGACTGAAATGCATGATCATGATTTTCATAAAGAACATAATCCGAATAATGCTTTTTATGATAAGCTAAAGAAGGAACAAGCAGATtatactaataataataataataataataataataataatagtaataacaataataataataataacaacaacaataacaataataacaacaataataacaataataataatattcaaaaaatgaatacaaATAATCGTAGTATCGATGAAAGGAATAACTATTTaatgaaacaaataaaaaaaaataaaggtaATCTTAATGATGTTTGTACTATTATTTTCACTTCAGGTTCTTCAGGGACACCTAAAGGTGTTATGATTACGCACAATAgttttataacatttttacaAGCTTATCTTATTGATGGTAATAGATTaggtttaaaaaaatatgatgttGTTTTTAGTTATTTACCACTTGCTCATGTATATGAACGTTTTATTGAATATGCTGTATGTTTTTTTGGACATAAAATTGGTTATTTTTCTGGGAATATTAAAGAACTAGTAGGTGATATGAATGAACTGAAACCAACCTTCTTAATAACGGTACCAagaatattacaaaaaattcATGATAGTGTTATGGAAGGATTAAAATCAAAATCATTTATTGCTCGTAATTTAGTTAAAACCTcattgaaaaataaaactagtgcatatgtaaaaaattcAAGAAAATTTCAttctaaaatatatgatttaatATTACAACCTATACGAAATAAATTTGGAGGATGTATAAGAACACAAGTAATGGGTTCTTCCTCaatggataaaaataaattaattgatTTACAAATGATATTTTCATCTCCCATATCAGAAGGTTGGGGTATGACAGAAGTAGGTGTTGGATTTTTACAACATCGATTTGATAGTACTAAAGGAACTATAGGTGGTCCATTTGCTAATGTTGAATTTAAAGTGGTCAAAGTTCAAAACATGAAGTATGATCCAAAAAATTATCCGAATAAGGGGGAATTATGTGTAAAGGGTAGTAGTTTAATGGTAGGATATTTTAGGGATGAagaattaacaaaaaaatgttttgATGAAGatggtttttttttaacaggGGATGTTGTAGAAGTTAACGAAAATAATGcatatgtaaaaattattgatagagcaaaaaatatatttaagttAGCACAAGGAGAATACATAGAACCAGAAAAACTTGAAAACTTATATAGTAATAGTATctatattgaaaatatttttgtacaTGGTTATAGTTATGAAAATGAACTTGTTTCTGTTATCGTACCTAACCAAATTATGCTTTCAGATTATGCTAAAAAACATAATTTAAATCTACCTTATGaagatttattaaaacatgatattattattaaattatttcaaGAAGAAATCCTAAATATATCCAAAACCTATAAGCTTAATGGAATTGAAAAAATACATCTTTTCCATTTAACATCCACACCATTCTCTGTTGAAAATAAACAATTGACACCAACTCATAAAATTGTAAGACATGTTATTTTGGCAGATTATAAGAAAGTAATAAATGATCTTTATAAATCAAGaaataagtaa
- a CDS encoding protein kinase 2, with the protein MEKRYQQLFKGKRIDFPLATGAASHVSLTYDEKKNPYLLCWTYIYQEKPEFTVPLKGCRIINNITEIGPCIHIITSNEEYQFQCRSKEEFDEMSQFFNMLGYPILGFKNVYVLNKKIGKGSFSTAYIGTNILYGNRVVVKEVDKSKVKESNVYTEIEVLRKVMHKYIIKLISAYEQEGFVYLVLEYLKGGELFEYLNNNGPYTEQVAKKAMKRVLIALEALHSNGVVHRDLKMENLMLENPNDPSSLKIIDFGLASFLNSPSMNMRCGSPGYVAPEILKCASYGTKVDIFSLGVILFNILCGYPPFRGNNVKEIFKKNMRCHISFNTKHWINKSESVKEIILWMCCKNPDDRCTALQALGHQWFLPKLTDMHMTANINELKRNEAIVHKSNDQQDMCKKCKHFNNTQNDDIYNNNNNNQLDPNKNHKNNYNDYKNYFHTMLKIDDKYSENLIKDKTSMDSISLNKKDYDAYLVHSNEHDTVVLHGKCETTKNSSSLLSYKCSRRSPPQN; encoded by the coding sequence atggagaAAAGATATCAGCAATTGTTTAAAGGGAAAAGAATTGATTTCCCTTTAGCAACAGGAGCTGCTTCACATGTATCATTAACATATGATGAGAAGAAGAATCCATACTTATTATGTtggacatatatatatcaagaGAAACCAGAATTTACTGTACCTTTGAAAGGTTGTcgtataattaataatataacagaAATTGGTCCatgtattcatataattacatCGAATGAAGAGTATCAATTTCAATGTAGAAGTAAAGAGGAGTTTGATGAAATGAgtcaattttttaatatgttagGTTATCCAATATTAGGATTTAAgaatgtatatgtattaaataagaaaattgGTAAAGGTAGTTTTTCTACTGCATATATaggtacaaatatattatatggaaATCGTGTGGTTGTAAAAGAAGTTGATAAATCAAAAGTGAAAGAATCAAATGTATATACTGAAATAGAAGTTCTAAGGAAAGTCatgcataaatatattattaaattaatatctGCATATGAACAAGAAGGATTTGTATATTTAGTCTTAGAATATTTAAAGGGTGGTGaattatttgaatatttaaataacaaTGGTCCATATACTGAACAAGTAGCTAAAAAAGCTATGAAAAGAGTTTTGATCGCATTGGAAGCATTACATTCTAATGGTGTAGTACATCGTGAtttaaaaatggaaaatttGATGTTAGAAAATCCGAATGATCCAAGctcattaaaaataatagattTTGGTTTAGCATCTTTTCTAAACAGTCCATCAATGAATATGAGATGTGGATCTCCTGGTTATGTAGCAccagaaatattaaaatgtgcATCCTATGGTACAAAAGTTGATATATTTAGTTTAGgtgtaattttatttaatatattatgtgggTACCCACCTTTCCGAGGTAATAATGtaaaagaaatttttaaaaagaacaTGAGATGTCATATAAGTTTTAATACAAAACACTGGATAAATAAATCTGAAAGtgtaaaagaaattatattatgGATGTGTTGTAAAAATCCTGATGACAGATGTACAGCATTACAAGCCTTAGGACATCAATGGTTTTTACCCAAACTTACAGATATGCATATGACAgctaatataaatgaattaaaaagaaaCGAAGCTATTGTACATAAATCAAATGATCAACAAGATATgtgtaaaaaatgtaaacattttaataatacgcaaaatgatgatatatataataataataataataatcaattAGATCCTAATAAAAATCataagaataattataatgattataaaaattatttccaTACCATGTTAAAAATTGATGATAAATATTCtgaaaatttaattaaagaTAAAACAAGTATGGATTCCatttctttaaataaaaaagattatGATGCTTATCTAGTACATTCTAATGAACATGATACTGTAGTATTACATGGAAAATGTGAAACAACGAAGAAttcatcttcattattatcttATAAGTGTTCTAGAAGATCTCCCCCACAGAATTAG
- a CDS encoding HD superfamily phosphohydrolase protein, putative — MEIKCDINHNLNGKCSLQNFVRNISLDNEKKVLHVFELKNIRTIYDLIFSVSFFKFSNCMTDVYNNDSGEDISIHKLNINWKGHKNVLCANNKLKQDNELATIVYDKDICNIKNGTIQGKNSNINDILKSSINTSKNNNNINNNNINNNNINNNNNNNHLYNKDEFINNTLKNEEYNNILSNTELNKMNPSNNKEENNTTTLHPKHSNVMEINEMNNYYEKKKKECTYNNEYVYFDIYINSDIINIFHVNDKDKEKLIKYIYDIIETNDILIMCIYLNLQNVYEKLEKYNILNITLLKNIIEANKFEWMKNEIGISLSEFILIINFILKVKKNRIFCSNIFNQYNKNNNKTTKKKKNTKTLCDKIHQFIEFDNWTFKNIIDNPFFQRLRSLSQLGACQYVYPGATHSRFEHSLGVGFLSAKYFTHLCNRSNLSPNHGELKRMLRCVQIAGLCHDLGHGPFSHTFESFFMNYKKEDTDHKWNHASMSLNIAEHIIENLIDKDDVLDVSDIKIIKKLIKGTENNKPFCGIDPIDSLITASFDIICNNKNGLDADRFDYLQRDATIAPPNGTLPSLNCNRIIGQSAVINGHITYNVKEIHPVWTVYMNRFSLFKQVYTHRKVRAMELMLCDGFRLADDIFKWSESLNDLDSFLDLTDSSIIYDIKKKAKVCKYDEKLNHSLNLINSVIYDRNSEYTYKYISEINITEPKLIEYLKDITNEEKIARYAHGLSPDDIIIDWNYLNYGMGANDPLDSVYFYTSDNEDEAFIAHKEYRGTHPRYFEECNVRLYCKNKKVAHLAKQAHLNFISNEVFTASSPLHKKQKNC; from the coding sequence atggagatAAAATGTGATATTAATCATAATTTAAATGGGAAATGTAGTTTGCAAAATTTTGTCCGTAATATATCTTTAGACAATGAGAAAAAAGTTTTGCATGTATTTGAATTGAAGAATATTAGAACAATAtatgatttaatattttctgtATCATTCTTTAAGTTTAGTAATTGTATGACagatgtatataataatgatagtgGTGAAGACATATCAAttcataaattaaatataaattggAAAGGCCATAAAAATGTTCTTTGtgcaaataataaattaaaacaagATAATGAACTAGCAACAATTGTATATGATAAggatatatgtaatataaaaaatggaacCATACAGGGAAAGAATAGCAACATTAacgatatattaaaaagttcAATAAATACAtcaaagaataataataatataaataataataatataaataataataatataaataataataataataataatcatttatataataaagatgaatttattaataatacacTTAAAAacgaagaatataataacattttatcCAATACAGagttaaataaaatgaacccttctaataataaagaagaaaataatacaacAACACTACACCCTAAACATTCAAACGTAATGGAAATTAatgaaatgaataattattatgaaaagaaaaaaaaggaatgtacttataataatgaatatgtatattttgatatatatattaattctgatattattaatatatttcatgttaatgataaagataaagagaaattaataaaatatatttatgatattatagaaactaatgatatattaattatgtgtatttatttaaatttacaaaatgtatatgaaaaattagaaaaatataatattctaaatataacattattaaaaaatattattgaaGCCAACAAATTTGAATGgatgaaaaatgaaattgGAATTTCGCTTAGTGAATTTATactaattataaattttattctaaaagtaaaaaagaaTAGAATTTTTTgtagtaatatatttaatcaatataataaaaataataataaaactactaaaaaaaaaaaaaatacaaaaacaCTCTGTGATAAAATTCATCAATTTATTGAATTCGATAATTGgacatttaaaaatattatagataATCCTTTCTTTCAAAGATTAAGAAGCTTATCACAATTAGGAGCATGCCAATATGTATATCCAGGAGCTACACATAGTAGATTTGAACATAGTCTTGGTGTTGGTTTCTTATCAGCGAAATATTTTACTCATTTATGTAATAGATCTAATTTATCACCTAATCATGGAGAATTAAAAAGAATGCTTAGATGTGTTCAGATTGCTGGTTTATGTCATGATTTAGGACATGGACCTTTTAGTCATACATTCGAAAGCTTCTTTATGAATTATAAGAAAGAAGATACAGATCATAAATGGAATCATGCTTCTATGTCTTTAAATATTGCTGAACATATTATAGAAAATTTAATAGATAAAGATGACGTACTAGATGTTAGtgatattaaaattattaaaaaattgataaaaGGAACAGAGAATAACAAACCATTTTGTGGAATAGATCCTATAGATTCATTAATAACTGCTTCATttgatattatatgtaataataaaaacggATTAGATGCTGACAGATTTGATTATTTACAAAGAGATGCAACTATCGCTCCACCGAATGGTACTTTGCCTTCATTAAATTGTAATCGTATTATTGGTCAAAGCGCAGTCATTAATGGGCACATAACATATAATGTTAAAGAAATTCATCCTGTATGGACAGTCTATATGAACagattttcattatttaaacaaGTATATACACACAGAAAAGTAAGAGCCATGGAACTTATGCTCTGTGATGGTTTCCGTTTAGCtgatgatatatttaaatggtCAGAATCTTTAAATGACTTAGACTCATTCCTAGATCTTACTGATTCATCTATTATTtatgatattaaaaaaaaagccAAGGTGTGcaaatatgatgaaaaacTTAACCATTCTTTAAACTTGATTAACTCTGTTATATATGATAGAAATTCagaatacacatataaatatatatccgAAATTAATATTACTGAACCAAAATTAATcgaatatttaaaagatataacTAACGAAGAAAAAATTGCTCGTTATGCTCATGGATTAAGTCCTGATGATATTATCATCGATTGgaattatttgaattatgGAATGGGAGCAAATGACCCCCTAGATTcagtttatttttatacctCAGATAATGAAGATGAGGCGTTTATAGCACATAAAGAATATAGAGGTACTCATCCTCGATACTTTGAAGAATGTAATGTCAGATTgtattgtaaaaataaaaaagtagcACATTTAGCCAAACAAGCCCATCTGAATTTTATATCCAATGAGGTTTTTACGGCATCGTCGCCTCTtcataaaaaacaaaagaattgttaa